The following proteins are encoded in a genomic region of Phycisphaera sp.:
- a CDS encoding peptidylprolyl isomerase, translating into MRQIGLIVSILFAIGCSGGSNTPETGARPRGGTLSSRAALVDGTLVTRDDLWPLLAERVGAAALEAIALDRAVGREADRRGLRVTEADLRAEREIVERALIGTGLTDRQQRGRVVAEARARRGWGPEWFDGLLRRNALARKLTAASVQEPGEAEIVRLYEVMHGARREVRVIVMASERDVARLRAEVAAALAQSRATGEARFMILATEQSSDVSAARGGLLDPVGRFDATYPDAFREAVFETGVGMLTPVVALDEGFAVALVVGERSGGGLDFEMARAELVERLSLDAQQRAMAALFERLRAAMRVEPLDDSLEWSWEQRGR; encoded by the coding sequence TTGCGCCAGATTGGGCTCATTGTCAGCATCTTGTTCGCTATTGGATGCTCGGGCGGCTCGAACACGCCCGAAACCGGCGCTCGCCCGAGGGGCGGCACCCTGTCTTCAAGGGCGGCCCTGGTGGACGGCACGCTGGTGACACGTGACGACCTGTGGCCCCTGCTGGCCGAGCGTGTTGGGGCGGCCGCGCTGGAGGCGATCGCGCTCGACCGAGCGGTGGGGCGCGAGGCGGATCGTCGGGGCCTGCGCGTGACCGAGGCCGACCTGAGGGCAGAGCGGGAGATCGTCGAGCGGGCGCTCATCGGCACGGGCCTGACCGATCGGCAGCAACGCGGGCGCGTCGTGGCGGAGGCCCGCGCCCGGCGGGGGTGGGGGCCGGAATGGTTCGATGGGCTGCTGCGTCGCAATGCCCTGGCGCGGAAGCTGACCGCGGCCAGCGTGCAAGAGCCGGGCGAGGCGGAGATCGTCCGCTTGTACGAGGTCATGCACGGCGCCCGACGCGAGGTGCGCGTGATCGTGATGGCCAGCGAACGGGATGTGGCGCGGCTCCGGGCCGAGGTGGCCGCGGCGTTGGCGCAGTCTCGCGCGACGGGCGAGGCGCGGTTCATGATCCTGGCGACCGAGCAGAGCAGCGACGTGTCGGCGGCGCGTGGCGGCCTGCTCGACCCGGTGGGGCGTTTCGACGCGACCTACCCGGACGCATTCCGCGAGGCCGTGTTCGAGACCGGGGTGGGGATGTTGACGCCGGTCGTGGCGCTCGACGAGGGCTTCGCGGTGGCGTTGGTTGTGGGCGAGCGTTCGGGTGGCGGGCTGGATTTCGAGATGGCGCGAGCCGAACTGGTCGAACGCTTGAGCCTCGACGCCCAGCAGCGGGCGATGGCCGCGCTGTTCGAGCGGCTGCGGGCCGCCATGCGGGTAGAACCGCTGGACGACTCGCTAGAGTGGAGCTGGGAGCAGCGGGGCCGGTGA
- a CDS encoding prepilin-type N-terminal cleavage/methylation domain-containing protein, with translation MKTRSVVDVTGRGRGLRAFTLIELLVVIAIIALLISVLLPALGEARKTARLAIDLGNLKQFGFAMGTYSADYQDRIYAFTWNDQDDIRRNEQGDGGDLRGGTPIEATAAQATDIIRHRATRPDFDQPRSWIPNVLYTHLVVNDYLAQKLPEKMVVSPMDRYRLNWQQDPQELFDSNYWFPFQEPASGSNKRWPYSSSYQVVPASYDASLEGSRISQATHRGYFVPGTVKLGELRITAVDAPAQKVFMHDNVDRYTKTPLYHAFPDAKPTILMFDLSANQRVTDDSNEGWMPNSPRSAQPTTYRFVGGSQWEPQARADSLVTGYYRWTRGGLKGIDFGGTEIDTGQPF, from the coding sequence ATGAAGACGCGTTCTGTTGTCGACGTAACCGGTCGTGGCCGTGGGCTGCGTGCATTCACCCTCATCGAGCTGCTGGTGGTGATCGCGATTATCGCCCTGCTCATCAGCGTGCTGCTGCCCGCATTGGGCGAGGCTCGCAAGACCGCCCGCTTGGCCATCGACCTGGGTAATCTCAAGCAGTTCGGCTTCGCCATGGGCACATACTCGGCCGACTACCAGGATCGCATCTACGCGTTCACGTGGAACGATCAGGACGACATCCGTCGGAACGAGCAGGGCGACGGCGGCGATCTGCGAGGCGGCACGCCGATCGAAGCGACAGCGGCCCAGGCGACCGACATCATCCGCCACCGCGCGACTCGGCCCGACTTCGACCAGCCGAGGAGTTGGATCCCCAACGTGCTGTACACGCACCTGGTCGTGAACGACTATCTGGCCCAGAAGCTGCCCGAAAAGATGGTGGTCTCACCTATGGATCGCTACCGCCTCAACTGGCAGCAGGATCCTCAGGAATTGTTCGACAGCAACTACTGGTTCCCATTCCAAGAGCCGGCTAGTGGCTCGAACAAGCGTTGGCCCTACAGCTCGAGCTATCAGGTCGTGCCAGCGTCCTACGACGCATCGCTCGAGGGCAGCCGCATCTCGCAAGCCACGCACCGGGGGTACTTCGTTCCCGGCACGGTGAAGTTGGGTGAACTGAGGATCACGGCCGTCGACGCTCCGGCCCAGAAGGTCTTCATGCACGACAACGTCGATCGCTACACCAAGACCCCGCTGTACCACGCCTTCCCCGATGCCAAGCCCACCATCCTGATGTTCGATCTGTCGGCCAACCAGCGCGTGACCGACGACTCGAACGAGGGGTGGATGCCAAATTCACCCAGGTCTGCCCAGCCGACAACGTACAGGTTTGTCGGTGGTTCGCAGTGGGAACCCCAGGCCCGGGCCGACTCGCTGGTGACGGGCTATTACCGCTGGACCCGCGGCGGCCTTAAGGGCATCGACTTTGGCGGCACCGAGATCGATACCGGCCAGCCGTTCTGA
- a CDS encoding prepilin-type N-terminal cleavage/methylation domain-containing protein — protein MKTRSTIATVGISRRLRGFTLIELLVVIAIIALLISVLLPALGEARKTARLAIDLGNLKQFGFAMGTYSADYQDRIYAFTWNNDDDIRRSQQSDEGGLSGGTPLEASAAQATDIIRFRANRPDFSQPRSWIPNVLYTHLVVNDYLAQKLPEKMVVSPMDRYRLNWQQDPQNLFDTNYWFPFQEAASESNKRWPYSSSYQVVPASYDAGLVGQRIEQSTSSHRSYRVLGGKIGGLRITAVDAPAQKVFMSDSNDRYSKLELFYAFPDAKCTILMFDLSASQRVTDDSNLGWRPNSPTTAQTMRFQFDATRSLWEPQARSPSVVDGYYRWTRGGLKGVDYGGTEVDTGQPF, from the coding sequence ATGAAGACTCGAAGCACCATTGCCACGGTCGGCATCAGCCGGCGCCTGCGTGGCTTCACCCTCATCGAGCTGCTGGTGGTGATCGCGATCATCGCTCTGCTCATTAGCGTGCTGCTGCCCGCCCTGGGCGAGGCCCGCAAGACCGCCCGCCTGGCCATCGACCTGGGCAACCTCAAGCAGTTCGGGTTCGCCATGGGCACGTATTCGGCCGACTATCAGGACCGCATCTACGCGTTCACGTGGAACAACGATGACGACATCCGCCGCAGCCAGCAGTCCGACGAGGGCGGCCTGTCAGGTGGCACGCCGCTCGAAGCATCCGCGGCTCAGGCGACCGACATCATCCGGTTCCGGGCTAACCGACCCGACTTCAGCCAACCGAGGAGTTGGATCCCCAACGTTCTGTACACGCACCTGGTCGTGAACGACTACTTGGCCCAGAAGCTGCCCGAGAAGATGGTCGTCTCGCCGATGGACCGCTACCGCCTCAACTGGCAGCAGGACCCCCAGAATCTCTTTGACACCAACTACTGGTTCCCATTCCAAGAGGCCGCCTCCGAGAGCAACAAGCGCTGGCCGTACAGCTCGAGCTACCAGGTCGTCCCCGCGTCGTACGACGCCGGACTTGTGGGACAACGCATCGAGCAGAGCACGAGCAGTCACCGCTCGTACCGCGTGCTGGGCGGCAAGATCGGCGGCCTGCGCATCACCGCCGTCGATGCCCCGGCTCAGAAGGTGTTCATGAGCGACAGCAACGATCGGTACAGCAAGCTGGAGTTGTTCTACGCGTTCCCCGACGCGAAGTGCACCATCTTGATGTTTGACCTCTCGGCCAGCCAGCGCGTCACCGACGACTCCAACCTCGGTTGGAGGCCAAACTCCCCGACAACCGCTCAAACGATGCGGTTCCAGTTCGACGCCACGAGGTCGCTATGGGAGCCACAAGCTCGTAGCCCGTCGGTCGTCGACGGCTACTACCGCTGGACCCGCGGCGGACTGAAGGGTGTCGATTACGGCGGCACCGAAGTTGATACCGGCCAGCCCTTCTAA
- a CDS encoding type II secretion system GspH family protein → MKTRTAVATAGFRQRLPGFTLIELLVVIAIIALLISVLLPALGEARKTARLAIDLGNLKQFGFAMGTYSADYQDRIFAFTWNDNDDVRRNEQGDGGDLRGGTPLEATAAQATDIIRYRANRPDFNQPSGWIPNVLYTHLVVNDYLAQQLPEKMVVSPMDRYRLNWQQDPENLFDTNYWFPFQEPASGSNKRWPYSSSYQVVPASYDAGRSPQERIGQGATHRTYAVPGSSASIGELRITAVDAPAQKVFMSDAVDRYTKTPLYYAFPDAKVTMLMYDLSGNQRVTDDSNEGWNPRISETSSTPTTFTFVGGSQWEPQARSGSVVTGYYRWTRGGLRGVDYGGTEIDTGQLP, encoded by the coding sequence ATGAAGACTCGAACCGCCGTCGCGACGGCAGGCTTCCGTCAGCGATTGCCAGGCTTCACCCTCATCGAACTGCTGGTGGTGATTGCGATCATCGCGTTGCTCATCAGCGTGCTGCTGCCCGCCCTTGGGGAAGCTCGCAAGACCGCCCGCCTTGCCATCGATTTAGGCAACCTCAAGCAGTTCGGGTTCGCCATGGGCACGTACTCGGCCGACTACCAGGATCGCATCTTCGCGTTCACCTGGAACGACAATGACGATGTCCGCCGCAACGAGCAAGGAGACGGGGGCGATCTGCGGGGCGGCACACCACTCGAAGCGACCGCGGCCCAAGCGACCGACATCATCCGCTACCGCGCGAATCGACCCGACTTCAACCAGCCTAGCGGCTGGATCCCGAACGTGTTGTACACGCACCTCGTGGTGAACGACTACCTCGCCCAGCAGTTGCCCGAGAAGATGGTCGTCTCTCCCATGGATCGCTACCGCCTCAACTGGCAGCAGGACCCAGAGAACCTGTTCGACACCAACTACTGGTTCCCGTTCCAGGAACCCGCCAGTGGCTCGAACAAGCGGTGGCCTTACAGTTCGAGCTACCAAGTCGTCCCAGCGTCCTACGACGCCGGCCGGAGCCCACAGGAGCGCATCGGCCAGGGTGCAACACACCGCACCTACGCTGTGCCAGGCTCCTCCGCATCCATCGGCGAACTGAGGATCACCGCCGTCGACGCGCCGGCCCAGAAGGTGTTCATGAGCGACGCCGTCGACCGCTACACCAAGACTCCCCTGTACTACGCCTTCCCCGATGCGAAGGTCACGATGCTGATGTACGACCTCTCAGGCAACCAGCGCGTGACCGACGACTCCAACGAGGGTTGGAACCCGCGCATCTCCGAGACGTCCTCGACGCCCACGACATTCACGTTTGTCGGCGGATCGCAATGGGAGCCCCAGGCACGATCGGGGTCGGTCGTGACCGGCTATTACCGCTGGACCCGTGGCGGGCTCCGGGGTGTCGACTATGGCGGCACCGAGATTGATACGGGTCAATTGCCGTAA
- a CDS encoding type II secretion system GspH family protein, translating to MNQILNRMASGRRTRSARSGFTLIELLVVIAIIALLISVLLPALGEARKTARLAIDLGNLKQFGFALGTYSADYQDRIYSFTWNDQQDVAQFRQSKEGGALSGADATDAAAAQATDIIRFRANRPEFNQPSNWIPNVLYTHLVVNDYLAQKLPEKMVVSPMDRYRLNWQQDPRELFDSNYWFPFQEPATNENIRWPYSSSYQAVPASYDAGRNESERMYQNPSSHRSYRIPGNATIGGLRITSVDAPAQKVFMHDSNDRYSKLELFYAFPDAKITMLMFDLSAGQRVTDDSNLGWDPRFPREDRAMRFVFDASASQWEPQARSPAPVDGYYRWTRGGLRGVDYGGTEINTGQLGR from the coding sequence ATGAATCAGATACTCAATCGAATGGCCAGCGGGCGCAGGACTCGCTCCGCCCGGTCGGGCTTTACATTGATCGAGTTGCTGGTGGTCATCGCGATCATCGCGTTGCTCATCAGCGTTCTGCTGCCCGCTTTGGGCGAGGCACGCAAGACGGCGCGACTCGCGATCGACCTCGGCAATCTCAAGCAATTTGGTTTCGCGCTGGGTACGTATTCGGCTGATTACCAGGATCGTATCTACTCGTTCACCTGGAACGACCAGCAGGACGTGGCCCAGTTCCGCCAGAGCAAGGAGGGTGGTGCCCTGAGCGGTGCCGACGCCACGGACGCCGCGGCCGCCCAGGCGACCGACATCATCCGCTTCCGGGCCAACCGCCCAGAGTTCAACCAGCCCTCGAACTGGATTCCCAACGTGCTCTACACCCACCTTGTGGTGAACGACTACCTGGCCCAGAAGCTGCCCGAGAAGATGGTCGTCTCGCCCATGGATCGCTACCGCCTGAATTGGCAGCAGGATCCCAGGGAACTGTTCGACAGCAACTACTGGTTCCCCTTCCAGGAGCCCGCGACGAATGAGAACATTCGTTGGCCGTACAGTTCGAGCTACCAAGCGGTCCCCGCGTCGTACGACGCTGGCCGGAACGAGTCCGAGCGGATGTACCAGAATCCCAGCAGCCACCGCTCGTACCGCATCCCCGGCAACGCGACCATTGGTGGCCTGCGCATCACGTCGGTTGATGCCCCGGCCCAGAAGGTGTTCATGCACGACAGCAACGATCGCTACAGCAAGTTGGAGCTGTTCTACGCCTTCCCGGACGCCAAGATCACGATGCTCATGTTCGATCTGTCCGCCGGCCAGCGTGTGACAGACGACTCCAACCTCGGTTGGGATCCACGCTTCCCCCGCGAAGATCGGGCTATGCGGTTCGTGTTCGACGCCTCGGCCTCGCAGTGGGAGCCACAGGCCCGCAGCCCGGCCCCGGTCGACGGCTACTACCGCTGGACACGTGGCGGCTTGCGTGGCGTCGATTACGGCGGCACCGAGATCAACACCGGCCAGTTGGGCCGCTAG
- a CDS encoding type II secretion system GspH family protein yields MMPTSRLRRLGDRPGFTLIELLVVIAIIALLISVLLPALGEARKSARLAIGMGNMKQFGFATGTYSADYQDRQWGFTWNDQADSAQSEYPDLRAGGGPMQQAADQAIDILRRRATRDDMPRVTGWIPYVYYSHLVVNDYLAQKLPEKMVVSPADRDRLNWQEDPADLFDTNYWFPRQPTATARNKRWPYSSSYQLVPAGYDRTAIASDRVRQGGTHYSYGSTGGTRLGDVRLTDVDHPSQKVQMHDAEGRHFGKKPVWLGYDNCRQPVQAYDGSCVVRLSQDYNLGWLPYQPTSAQFTRISYQPRAWEAPTFTGASTDITPGKIRWTRGGIKGIDFGGTEVDTGQPF; encoded by the coding sequence ATGATGCCAACCTCAAGGCTCCGCCGGCTGGGCGACCGCCCCGGCTTCACCCTCATCGAGCTCTTGGTGGTGATCGCGATCATCGCCCTGCTCATCAGCGTGCTGCTGCCCGCCCTGGGAGAAGCCCGCAAGTCCGCCCGCTTGGCGATCGGAATGGGCAACATGAAGCAGTTTGGCTTCGCTACTGGCACCTACTCGGCCGACTACCAAGATCGGCAATGGGGCTTTACCTGGAACGATCAGGCAGACTCCGCGCAATCAGAATATCCCGACCTCCGCGCCGGTGGCGGCCCGATGCAGCAAGCCGCTGATCAAGCGATCGACATCCTGCGGCGTCGGGCAACACGTGATGACATGCCCCGCGTGACAGGTTGGATCCCGTACGTGTACTACAGCCACTTGGTCGTGAACGACTATTTGGCGCAGAAGCTGCCCGAGAAGATGGTGGTGTCACCGGCCGACCGCGACCGGTTGAACTGGCAGGAGGATCCGGCGGACTTGTTTGACACAAACTACTGGTTCCCGCGCCAGCCCACCGCCACCGCACGCAACAAGCGTTGGCCCTACAGCTCAAGCTACCAACTCGTGCCCGCTGGGTACGACCGCACGGCCATCGCCTCAGATCGTGTACGTCAGGGCGGCACTCACTACTCGTACGGCAGCACTGGTGGCACGAGGCTCGGCGATGTGCGGCTGACGGACGTCGATCACCCCTCCCAGAAGGTGCAAATGCATGATGCCGAAGGACGGCATTTCGGCAAGAAGCCCGTCTGGCTGGGTTATGACAATTGCCGGCAGCCTGTACAAGCGTACGACGGCTCTTGTGTCGTCCGCCTGAGCCAAGACTACAACTTGGGCTGGCTTCCCTACCAACCCACGAGCGCCCAATTCACGCGAATCAGTTACCAGCCGCGTGCGTGGGAGGCCCCCACCTTCACTGGTGCCAGTACCGACATCACCCCTGGCAAGATCCGGTGGACCCGCGGTGGTATCAAGGGCATCGACTTCGGCGGTACCGAGGTCGACACCGGCCAGCCGTTCTGA